One Niallia circulans DNA segment encodes these proteins:
- a CDS encoding PadR family transcriptional regulator, whose protein sequence is MSTQIQIFILSRLMEENNYPYKIKKQLSEPIPLDQLVGLTESKLYYHFDSLVKQGLIEIVEIIKEDHRPDKQVFGITEKGREELPKKIYKLFDNADAITDMLVGLSNLDYVDRNKIIDILEKKLDSFTARWEQVKTFDKVEFYPEKENLLHFISGYYSTRSDHTIRWMEELINRLKSEEI, encoded by the coding sequence ATGTCGACTCAAATTCAAATCTTCATCTTAAGCAGGCTGATGGAGGAAAATAATTATCCTTATAAAATTAAAAAACAGCTTTCAGAGCCAATACCACTTGATCAGCTTGTTGGTTTGACAGAAAGCAAGCTATACTACCACTTTGATTCACTAGTAAAGCAAGGTTTGATTGAAATCGTTGAAATAATAAAAGAAGATCACAGACCAGATAAACAAGTATTTGGCATTACCGAAAAGGGCAGGGAAGAACTGCCAAAGAAAATTTACAAGCTGTTTGATAATGCTGATGCTATTACAGATATGCTCGTAGGTTTATCTAACTTGGATTATGTGGACCGCAACAAAATCATAGATATTCTCGAAAAAAAACTCGACAGCTTTACTGCAAGGTGGGAGCAGGTGAAGACATTTGATAAAGTGGAATTTTACCCAGAAAAAGAAAATCTGCTTCATTTTATAAGCGGATATTATTCAACAAGATCAGACCACACCATACGCTGGATGGAAGAGCTTATCAACAGATTGAAAAGTGAGGAAATATAA
- a CDS encoding YhgE/Pip domain-containing protein, with amino-acid sequence MKFKQFLKTRGAIAAIFMGIFYAIAMLGIFLPGYSAIPGNVDKLPIAIVNDDAGEYGAKIASQLEENLPFKNIETDLSNSQALKDLDKNDLALVVHIPETFSADLQKGEVSSSIDFTINEAGATTVSSTMNSVVTQINNQLSTQFSQQTAQGVLMNFNVPEDQAAELANKIETAYTGNVVSINEIPDGMNNNMVPMFLTMAGYVGAMIGAMQLVAAFKASRGKASKTKLFLYVQSTALLIAVTSSLIALGITYLVNQPSGELFFGMLGQQILNYLVCFNFTAILLFLVGEGGMILNLPILLFQTLANGATIPRDMMYLPYEWMSHISPMYYSVQAYFANMYGGISPSPYIWSMVAIGAAAMLINIVIVTFVHKHVPVENQESEAKVKNGAEITA; translated from the coding sequence ATGAAGTTTAAACAGTTCTTAAAAACAAGAGGAGCAATTGCTGCCATCTTTATGGGGATTTTCTATGCGATTGCTATGCTCGGCATCTTCTTGCCAGGTTACTCTGCAATTCCAGGAAATGTAGATAAATTGCCAATTGCCATTGTCAATGATGATGCTGGGGAGTATGGTGCCAAGATTGCGAGTCAGTTAGAGGAGAACTTGCCTTTTAAAAATATTGAAACAGACCTGTCCAACAGCCAAGCGTTAAAAGACTTAGATAAAAACGATTTAGCGTTAGTTGTTCATATTCCAGAAACGTTCTCTGCCGACTTACAAAAAGGAGAAGTTTCATCAAGTATTGATTTCACTATTAATGAGGCAGGTGCAACAACTGTTTCCTCAACAATGAACTCAGTTGTAACACAAATCAATAATCAACTGAGCACACAATTCTCTCAGCAAACAGCTCAAGGTGTGTTGATGAACTTTAATGTGCCTGAAGATCAGGCTGCAGAATTAGCGAATAAAATCGAAACAGCCTACACAGGAAATGTAGTATCCATTAATGAAATTCCAGATGGCATGAATAATAATATGGTGCCGATGTTTTTGACAATGGCAGGTTATGTTGGTGCGATGATTGGTGCAATGCAGCTAGTAGCTGCATTTAAAGCTAGTCGCGGAAAAGCAAGCAAAACAAAACTATTCCTTTATGTACAATCAACTGCATTATTAATTGCTGTAACATCATCATTGATTGCTTTAGGTATTACTTATTTAGTAAACCAGCCAAGCGGTGAATTATTCTTTGGTATGCTTGGCCAGCAAATTCTGAACTATCTTGTTTGCTTTAACTTTACAGCGATTTTGCTTTTCTTAGTGGGGGAAGGCGGTATGATATTGAACTTGCCAATTCTCTTATTCCAAACATTAGCAAATGGTGCAACTATCCCAAGAGATATGATGTATCTGCCATATGAATGGATGAGTCATATTTCACCAATGTATTACTCTGTTCAAGCTTACTTTGCAAACATGTATGGAGGCATTAGCCCAAGTCCATATATATGGTCAATGGTCGCAATTGGTGCTGCAGCGATGTTGATTAATATTGTCATCGTTACATTCGTGCACAAGCATGTACCAGTTGAGAATCAAGAATCAGAGGCAAAAGTTAAGAATGGTGCTGAAATTACCGCTTAA
- a CDS encoding YndJ family protein translates to MKAGSSKRIHNSSMISGLILFLASCFYTTELHFLLLTAAQLILVPMTLHLVMEITKKQAFIIGAGQVSVFLLHVITIQTGQMILSIIYILFTLFVALNGLGRFFRRGFVNWAEISIDIGMMYLFMGGIWFFIDINGINTGFSPMLNWLTAIHFHYSAFLLPISVGFFGRIHKSALYNVIVPLILAAPMLVALGITFWRLLEFISVIFYMFAIYSLIYLAFKTKFEYFLQGLFIRLSYSALGMTILFSLVYSVGRAFGRWYVTLDFMLLFHGVVNCILFGLIGVLGWKLHLPESKQAVWSFPVSRIRGKLTTDNSYKSGLVDDLSEFVDIKGLPKTIVHFYEQSDKYRLFATTYWAGWFKPLLIIYKPISILLNQLNLPISKKQVEMHGQILGVNSLLDGRKSPRAWVRDVNGSTVFTAIYSSHENKGTTYMNIALPLPFSTMGGILRLEKRTKSLVLSSQGEGNQGIYLATGKLLFKLPLSEDFLIEEKQAGELTAIHKMKLFGLPFLKIDYYILEKNISKHKLHS, encoded by the coding sequence ATGAAGGCAGGTTCAAGCAAGAGAATACATAACTCATCAATGATAAGTGGACTTATTTTATTTCTGGCAAGTTGTTTTTATACAACAGAGCTGCATTTCTTGTTGTTAACGGCCGCACAATTGATTCTTGTTCCAATGACACTTCATTTAGTAATGGAAATAACCAAGAAACAGGCGTTTATTATTGGCGCAGGTCAGGTGTCTGTATTTTTGTTGCATGTGATCACTATTCAGACAGGACAAATGATACTATCTATAATATATATACTGTTTACACTGTTTGTAGCATTGAACGGTTTGGGCCGATTTTTTAGGCGTGGTTTTGTCAACTGGGCGGAAATTTCGATTGATATCGGGATGATGTATTTATTTATGGGAGGAATTTGGTTTTTTATTGATATTAATGGGATTAATACCGGATTTAGTCCGATGCTTAATTGGCTGACAGCGATTCACTTTCATTATTCGGCCTTTTTATTGCCAATATCGGTTGGCTTCTTTGGTCGAATTCATAAGTCAGCACTTTACAATGTAATTGTGCCACTCATTTTAGCTGCACCAATGCTTGTTGCGCTAGGCATAACATTTTGGCGACTACTCGAATTTATTTCCGTTATTTTTTACATGTTTGCGATTTATAGTTTAATCTATCTGGCATTTAAGACTAAATTTGAGTATTTTCTGCAAGGGCTGTTTATTCGATTATCTTATAGTGCCCTTGGTATGACAATCTTATTTTCTCTTGTCTATTCAGTTGGACGTGCCTTTGGAAGGTGGTATGTAACATTAGACTTTATGCTGTTATTTCATGGGGTAGTGAACTGTATTCTCTTCGGGCTTATTGGTGTACTTGGATGGAAACTTCATCTGCCTGAATCGAAGCAGGCTGTCTGGAGCTTTCCTGTCAGTAGGATAAGAGGGAAATTAACGACAGATAATAGCTATAAATCAGGGCTAGTTGATGATCTTAGTGAATTTGTTGATATAAAGGGATTACCTAAAACAATCGTCCATTTCTACGAGCAAAGTGATAAATATCGTTTATTTGCAACAACATATTGGGCTGGTTGGTTTAAACCACTGCTTATTATCTATAAACCCATCAGTATTTTGCTTAATCAGTTGAATCTGCCCATATCAAAGAAACAAGTGGAAATGCACGGGCAAATTCTTGGGGTAAATTCATTGCTTGATGGCCGTAAGAGCCCTCGAGCATGGGTGCGAGATGTGAATGGAAGCACCGTTTTTACGGCCATTTATTCTAGTCATGAAAATAAAGGCACGACATATATGAATATCGCATTGCCACTTCCATTTTCAACAATGGGAGGCATCCTGCGGCTTGAAAAAAGAACCAAATCTCTTGTGCTGTCTAGTCAAGGAGAAGGGAATCAAGGTATATACCTGGCAACTGGAAAACTGCTATTTAAGCTGCCATTATCTGAAGACTTTTTGATTGAAGAAAAACAAGCTGGAGAACTAACCGCTATCCATAAAATGAAGCTATTTGGCCTTCCTTTTCTGAAAATTGACTACTATATACTAGAAAAAAACATATCAAAACATAAACTTCATAGTTGA